A region from the Rhodopseudomonas julia genome encodes:
- a CDS encoding thermonuclease family protein, with protein MFLYRFALSLLTFAVPALPAAAGSELPGLYRAVVERVVDGDTLAVRATIWLDQEVRVLVRLRGIDAPELRARCLAEKLQALAATDALAALVTDPAVTLSEVEGDKYGGRVVADVRDAKGRDLGALLLQEGLVRAYAGGHRDGWCGKLSLKAD; from the coding sequence ATGTTCCTATATCGATTCGCTCTCTCTCTTCTCACCTTCGCCGTGCCGGCTCTGCCGGCTGCGGCGGGTTCTGAGCTGCCGGGGCTCTACCGGGCGGTGGTTGAGCGCGTCGTCGACGGCGATACGCTGGCGGTGCGGGCGACGATCTGGCTCGACCAGGAGGTGCGGGTGCTGGTGCGGCTGCGTGGCATCGACGCGCCGGAGCTGCGTGCGCGTTGCCTGGCGGAAAAGTTGCAGGCTCTGGCGGCGACAGATGCGCTCGCCGCGCTCGTCACCGATCCGGCCGTCACCTTGAGCGAGGTGGAGGGCGACAAATATGGCGGGCGGGTCGTCGCCGATGTGCGCGATGCGAAGGGCCGCGATCTCGGCGCCCTGCTGCTGCAGGAGGGGCTGGTGCGGGCCTATGCCGGCGGCCACCGGGACGGATGGTGCGGAAAGCTGTCGCTCAAGGCGGATTGA
- a CDS encoding TPM domain-containing protein, with protein sequence MAILDPTEHARIAEAIRTAESGTSGEIFAVAAETSDSYRFIPLLWAALATLFAGIAVAFLYPLAEAWLTAPAPGNEWLAQSHDLWGDALDARVVAAGEIVLLILLGLLASLPSLRPLLVPEFVRRQRAERHAMQQFMAHNLHGTAGRTGILIFVSLAERYAAIIADQGIDAHVDQSVWDEIVAELIEDSRKGALADGLVKAITACGKILEEHIPAGQENPNELPDKLVEV encoded by the coding sequence ATGGCCATTCTCGACCCCACCGAACACGCCCGCATCGCCGAAGCGATCCGGACGGCCGAAAGCGGCACCTCCGGCGAGATTTTCGCCGTCGCTGCGGAAACCAGCGACAGCTATCGCTTCATTCCGCTTCTCTGGGCGGCGCTTGCCACGCTCTTTGCGGGCATTGCCGTCGCCTTCCTCTACCCGCTCGCCGAAGCCTGGCTCACGGCGCCTGCGCCCGGCAATGAATGGCTCGCGCAATCGCACGACCTCTGGGGCGACGCCCTCGATGCCCGCGTCGTGGCAGCCGGCGAGATCGTGCTCCTGATCCTGCTCGGGCTCCTCGCCTCGCTGCCGTCGCTCCGGCCCCTCCTGGTGCCGGAATTCGTCCGCCGCCAGCGCGCCGAGCGTCATGCCATGCAGCAATTCATGGCGCACAATCTCCACGGAACCGCAGGCCGCACCGGCATCCTGATCTTCGTGTCGCTGGCGGAGCGCTATGCGGCGATCATCGCTGATCAGGGCATCGACGCCCATGTCGACCAGAGCGTCTGGGACGAGATCGTGGCCGAGCTCATCGAGGACAGCCGCAAGGGTGCCCTGGCCGACGGCCTGGTGAAGGCGATCACCGCCTGCGGAAAAATCCTCGAAGAGCATATTCCGGCGGGCCAGGAAAACCCGAACGAATTGCCGGACAAGCTCGTCGAAGTCTGA